The genomic DNA ATGAGATGATAACAAAAGACCACTTCGACCTTACGAATTATTCACCGGCTATCATCGACTTTCTTAAAGATGGACAAGGGAAAATTCATGGGTTAACCCCAACATTTGTTGGAGATGCTCTATATTATAACAAAGACATTTTTGATAATTATCTTATTCCATATCCTAAAGATTTTATGACATGGGACGAGGTATTTGAACTAGCACATAAATTTCCAAACTCTAAAGATGATCAGCTTCCGCAGTTTGGATTTTACCATAAAAAAGCAGCTAACCTTTTTATGATGGCTTTAACGATAGGTGAAGGTAATGGATTGTCGATTTACGGTAATGAAAAATTCACTTTAAATACTCCGGCGTGGACCAAAGTTTTTAATGAGGTAACCACTTGTTTTAAATCGCATGTTTGCTTTGATCCTAATCAAGTAGAAAAAATTGAATCATTAAAATTGGAAGAACTCCAGAAGGAAAGTAATCCATTCCTTTTAGGTAATATTGCAATGGCAGTTGCTGATTCAGCTTTATATCGAATTTTAGATGAAAAAGATGCTGAGTTTGAATGGGGAATTACTACTCTTCCTATTAGTGCTGAACAACCAGATACGGGAAATGGGATTGCTATGAATGAGATATTTTCCATTCCATCAAGCAGTAAAGAGAATGCGGGAGCATGGGAGTTCATTAAGTATGTTTCTGGGAATGATTATGCTCGACTACTCCCGCAAATCAATACTATTGATTTGCCAGCAAGAATTAACGAGGATCAGGAGGAATCTATTAAAGCCTTTTATAAATTAGAAAGAGTAAATAATACTTTGATTAATGAGTTAAGAGAACTTCCTCCAGAAGTGATCTCTAAGATTGATGAAATCTCACCGAGATATATGTCTGAAATACTGTCTGAGCAACGGACCGTTCAAGAATCTCTACAGCTCATGGAGGAGGAGCTGCAATTAGCGCTGAAATCTGTGAGTGAGTAGAAGCTGACCAGTTCAGCCAAACAACGTCCAGGCTTTTCCAAAGCTTGGGCGTTTCGTATTTTTATCATCATTCTCTCCACCCCCTATCTCAACCTTCAGCATTAGGCGATGCGGAAGGCTGATCCCGAAAGTGCCGGAAATGTGTATAATTGCCCTAGATGGGCTTGTAAAAAATAAAAGGGGAGGGGTTGTATGAGATGCGCGACAGAAGCGATACGCTCATTTGGTATTATGGAGGGCCGCGGGGGGAATCAATTAGCTCTGAAGAAGGATGTCCTGGAGCAATCTCATACCATGCTTTTTCAGGAGATTATTTTAAAATCCTTAGCCCGCCAAAATGCTAAGAAATTATGGGATATGAGGGATTGGCTGAAAAGAGCCTCTATGCTTCCCGGATCAACGTTAAAAAAGCTAGAACAGGCTGTATCCGGCTCTCTTAAGGAATGGGGGCTGCTTGAGGAAATCCCCCATCTATTGGGGTGTGACCTGTATTTTCATTCTGCAGGCGTTAGTATCAAGGAATATCGCAGCGATATCCAGGAATATTCAAGGATTTCAGAGAGTATCCGGGCTGAGATTCTGGAGGATGGCCCGGTATCTGATGAGACGATTTGCATGCTGTGGCTTCTTCGCGAGAGCGGATGCATGCATGATTTTTTTTTTCTCGGAATGAACTGGATATAGTAAGTGCCCGAATGTATAAATTGTACCAAGGTGCTTCGTTGGCCACAGCCTTGTATCCCATCCGCATCCATCGTGGCATTGAATTAGCAGTGAAACAATTTTTCCGTATGAAAAAAGGGGCAGTAAGGACACAAGCGGGCAGCGGTTTGAATTTTTTGATTCCAATCCTGGAGCGCTCGCAGGCTGTGTTTATCGACCTGGAGGCGATGTTCTCCAATCCAGCTATGATGTAAAACAGCGGTTGGAATCCAAAGGCCATACTGTTGCGGTGCTGCAGGAAGGGCAGATTCCAACAATTAAGATAGATAATATTGTGTATCAAGCGATTCCGCATGCCATTTACGGGAGAGTGCCGATCCATGGTGTGCGTCTAATCCCGAAGCCCTTAATTTAAAGGAGTCTTGAATCATGTCCAGACAGCGTTCTATGGAGGCCATATTGGCCTCTGAGTTCGTAACTATAGGTGAATTAGTACGGCTTACGGCTTCCCGCTATAGTACATTGAAATTTTAGACAGAAGAGGGAATGCTGCCTTTCACACAGGCGGAGGAAAATCTGACACGCCGATATAAAAGAGAGGAAACCGTTGCGCGCATTCATTTCATTAAGGAACTGAGATCGAGCGGCTTATCGATCCCGCAAATTAAAGAGGCTCTCAACAAGGATTCATAAGCACACTGTAGACCCAGCCTAAATTATAACAGCTAACAAGGGCTGGGTTATTTCATGAGTGAGCACATATTATATTTCAAGAGGGGTCAAGGAGAATGAATTCTAGTATGTTTTTGAAATCCGAAAGGCTGACCTATAGGCCAACTATGGCTTCTGATTTAGAGATGGTGTTAGCGATTGAAAACGATCATGAGAACAGATCCTATATTATACCTTGGCCCAGGGACCAGCATATGGCCGCGTTGCACGACTCGGATAAGAGGCATATAGTTATTGAGGATGAGGCTGCGAACCCGGTGGGGTATATGATCTTGGCAGGGCTCAACAGCCCGCACCATAGCATTGAGCTGGTCCGAATTGTCATTGCCGAGAAAAATAAAGGATATGGAAGAGAAGCCATCAAGGCGATTTTACAATATGTATTTGATGGGCTAAGTGCTCATCGAGTATGGCTGGATGTGAAAGAATATAATGAGAGAGCGAAGCAGCTTTATTTAGCTCTAGGGTTCAAGCAGGAGGGCATATTAAGAGAATGCATTAGGAATGGCGATCAGTACGAATCTCTAATTGTAATGTCCCTGCTAAGGCAGGAATTCACGACTTTAAGAGTGGATGTCTAGAGAACTTAAATGGAATCTAAAGGGGGATTGCATGAGAAAATTTAGATTTAATCAGTCGGCGGCAATAGGAAGCTTCATTATTCTTTTTGGAGCATGTATTAAGCTGGCTGTTCATTTGTATGCGGTATTAGGGAGGATTAAATTCACAGAAGCTGTAATCACAGATGTAGAATTCAATATATATCGCTTAAAAATCTTTACAACCCTAGAGCAGTATGAGGTACACATTTTACCAACGTATGGGGTCTCAGTGCTGCTGATCATATATCTTATAAAACTTGTAGTAGATTATATCAAATACCGGAAACAAGAAAATAGGGTGGATGAAGATAAGGAGAGGCATGGATTTTGGAATTGATCAAGAAGGATAAAAGGCAGGACAACGCATAGTGGTCCTGCCTTTGTATCTTGGATTGCTGCCAGTCACCGCAATTAGTAAATCCGATAATTCCCGCTCAACGCCAGCAGGCTGAAGAAGTACAGGCAGTTGTCATAATAGCGGCGGTCGCCGGTACGAAGCGGCGTGTCCCAGAACAGGCGGACAAAATGCTCCGCGTCCGGGCCGTCGGCGGCCAGGGAAGCCGCTGCATTGGTCGCCAGAAGGCCGATCGGATGCAGCGCTGGCTCATCGAACGGCTTCCCGTCAATGGTGTAGCGGCGATAGTCGGAAACCTCGATGTCCCGGAAAAATGCCTGAATCCGGTTGGACTGCTCGACCTGCCAGGGATCCTGGCGGAACCATAGCCAATCCAGGGCGATATTGGCGGCCACCCGGTAGGAATCGCTGTAGAAATGACGGAAGTCGCCATGCGGCTGCGGCTCTGCCGGCGTACCGTCATAATTCGCATATTCTGGAGCGAGGCCAGATTCCGGATGGCATGCCGTATGCAGGTAAGCCCGGCTGGCCTTGGCGGCCTCCCGCCAAAACTTCATATCCCGCTCGTCGGCCAGCAGGGCAAACAACTCGTAGAAATGAGGAAGATGATATGACGGATCACTAAATGTCGATTCCGGTATGAACTTGATCAGTTTCGTTTCCGGGTCCCACATCGGATCGCCTTCGCCGTTTTCCCCCTGATGCAAGCATGCTCTTAGAATCGTTCGTGCCTGCTCGGAATAGTTATAGGGCTCCGGCCCGTCTCCCCAACGGCTGGCCGCGAAGAACAGGGCCATCGCGAAAAATTCCTCTCCGTCCGGTGCAGGACCCTGGGAGATGCGGGTTCCGTCCGGCTTGCAATGCCAGGCAAAATAATTGGCGTAGGGCCCTTCCTTATGCTGCATAAATGTCTTCGAGAAATTCCACAGCCGGTCAAACTCTTCTTTCTTATTCATTTGCACAGCCATCATCATCCCGTAAGACATGCCCTCTGTCCGCACGTCCAAATTGCCGGTATCGAGAATATAGCCTTTATCGTCACCCATCGGGTGATAGATCCGCACATCCGGCTCTCCATAGAACAGATCGTTCCATGCCTG from Paenibacillus woosongensis includes the following:
- a CDS encoding MerR family transcriptional regulator → MLPFTQAEENLTRRYKREETVARIHFIKELRSSGLSIPQIKEALNKDS
- a CDS encoding GNAT family N-acetyltransferase, which codes for MASDLEMVLAIENDHENRSYIIPWPRDQHMAALHDSDKRHIVIEDEAANPVGYMILAGLNSPHHSIELVRIVIAEKNKGYGREAIKAILQYVFDGLSAHRVWLDVKEYNERAKQLYLALGFKQEGILRECIRNGDQYESLIVMSLLRQEFTTLRVDV
- a CDS encoding glycosyl hydrolase family 8, translated to MSANQLGAFYTKEYRNLFKELGYSETEIEARLEQAWNDLFYGEPDVRIYHPMGDDKGYILDTGNLDVRTEGMSYGMMMAVQMNKKEEFDRLWNFSKTFMQHKEGPYANYFAWHCKPDGTRISQGPAPDGEEFFAMALFFAASRWGDGPEPYNYSEQARTILRACLHQGENGEGDPMWDPETKLIKFIPESTFSDPSYHLPHFYELFALLADERDMKFWREAAKASRAYLHTACHPESGLAPEYANYDGTPAEPQPHGDFRHFYSDSYRVAANIALDWLWFRQDPWQVEQSNRIQAFFRDIEVSDYRRYTIDGKPFDEPALHPIGLLATNAAASLAADGPDAEHFVRLFWDTPLRTGDRRYYDNCLYFFSLLALSGNYRIY
- a CDS encoding ABC transporter substrate-binding protein, translated to MKKLCLLLSLVITLSGCQAPEQIEETRNLKVLAFNEKIFNQLYGNFFIATHPNYSLEVISIFENLTPGTNMTDTIEELIAKENIDLLSLPMESYSVLQESEKLLSLDEMITKDHFDLTNYSPAIIDFLKDGQGKIHGLTPTFVGDALYYNKDIFDNYLIPYPKDFMTWDEVFELAHKFPNSKDDQLPQFGFYHKKAANLFMMALTIGEGNGLSIYGNEKFTLNTPAWTKVFNEVTTCFKSHVCFDPNQVEKIESLKLEELQKESNPFLLGNIAMAVADSALYRILDEKDAEFEWGITTLPISAEQPDTGNGIAMNEIFSIPSSSKENAGAWEFIKYVSGNDYARLLPQINTIDLPARINEDQEESIKAFYKLERVNNTLINELRELPPEVISKIDEISPRYMSEILSEQRTVQESLQLMEEELQLALKSVSE